In Candidatus Eisenbacteria bacterium, the genomic window ATCAATGGGCCGCGAAACCCTTGACCCCCGAGGAGGTGGAACGGTTCCTGGAGGCCTCGGCCAAGCTCCGCAGGAAATTGGGGCGCCTCGAACTGGCCGCGCATGATTCGTACCTCATCAATCTCGCCTCTCCGGAACCGCCCCTGCTCAAGCGGTCCCGCGCAGCCTTCCTGGTCGAAGTGGAGCGTTGCGAAACGCTGGATATTCCCCGTCTTGTCTTTCACCCCGGCGCGCACAGGGGGATGGGGGAGGAACATGGGATTCGCAACATCGTGCAGAGCCTCGATGAAGTGCTCGCGAGGGCGCCCGGCGGCCGGACAACGATTCTTTTAGAGACAACGGCGGGGATGGGGTCGAGTATCGGATGGCGCTTTGAGCACCTCGCCCGGATTATAGAAAATGTAAAAGAGAACCACCGCCTCGGCGTCTGTTTCGACACCTGCCATGTGCTGTCCGCCGGCTACGATTATCGTGATGAAGAAGGGTACGCGAAGGTCATGGGGGAATTCGACCGCCTGATCGGCATCGAGCGCCTGCGGCTCTTTCATCTCAACGATTCAAAGCAAGAGTTCAACAGCCATCTCGATCGCCATGAGCATATCGGCAAGGGATTCGTCGGCAGCAAAGCCTTTGCAAGAATTCTCAGAGACCCCCGGTTTCGCGACATACCGATGGTGCTGGAGACACCGAAAGATGATGAGATGGACCGGAGGAACTTGGCTCTTTTGCGGCGGCTCGGCCGGGCCGCTCGATGACCGCCGGAAGGGCTAACTGCCCCGTTCTTCGCTGAGCAGGGCCCGATTGTAGGCGCTGATCACTTCCGACCGCCGGACCATACCCACCAGACGGCCGTCGTGATCCGGATCAACGACCGGAATCTCCGCCATATCCCACTTGCCGAATTTCTTCATGGCATCGTTGAGATTTTCACCGGGTGTGATCGTCACCGGATCCACCGTCGCGACATCCTGCGCGATGATGAGCAGTCGTGTGTGCTCACCCCAGCTTTCGCGGAGAACCTCCCGCAGATCGGTAAGAGAGATGACTCCGGTGAGCCGTTCGCTCTTGTCGACCACGGGATAGACGGAGCCGCGCGCCTGCGTCACCCTGTCCAGAACCTCGGTCAGCGGCATGGTCGAGGGGATCAACGCACGCGGCGGTTCCATGACTTCATGAACTTTAACAGAGGTTAGGACATTCACCTCCCGCCCCTGACGGATGTTGATACCGCGGCGCGAAAGTTTAAGTGTATAAATCGACTCCTTAAAGATCCGGCTCGAAATGAAAGTGCTGATCGCCGCGGCGATCATGAGGGGCAGGATGATGCGGTAGTCGTTTGTCATCTCAAAGATGATGAGGATCGCGGTGATGGGGGCGTGTGTCGCGCCCGCCACCAAGGTCGCCATCCCAACGAGGGCATAGGCGCCCGGATGCGCCGTCACCGCCGGCCAGAGGGTGTGGGCGCCGACGCCGAAGGCGCCGCCGACCATCGCTCCGATGAAGAGCGACGGTGCGAAAACCCCGCCCGAGTTTCCTGATCCTAATGTTAAAGAGGTTGCCAGGATTTTCATAAAGGGAAGGAGCAGAAGCAGTGTCCAGGGAAGCCGGCCCATCAGGGCGTCGGAGATGCCGTGGTATCCATCCGCCAAAATCTGCGGAAAGGCGATCGCGAGAAGACCTAATCCGAGAGCGCCGAGGGCCGGACGGAAATAGAACGGGATTTTCTTCAATCCGTCGAAGAAGTCTTCAACCAGGTAAAGCACGCGGGTGTAAAAGACCGACATCGCTCCGCCCACGACACCGAGCAGAATATAAAGCGGGATCTCATAGGCGCTGACGAGTTCATACGGTGGAACTTGGAAGGCCGACTTACCGGCCATGAAGAATCCGGTGGTGACCGATGCAAGGACGGAAGAGAGAACCACCGGTGTCAGGCTCTCGATGGCGAAGTCGCCCAAAATGATCTCGACGCTGAACATCACCCCGGCGATGGGGGCGTTGAAGACCGCCGAAATGCCGCCCGCGGCTCCGCAGGCGACCAGAACCCGCATCCGCCGGTTGCTCATCTTTGAAAATTGTCCGACGGCGCTGCCGATGGCCGATCCGATTTGTACAATCGGCCCTTCCCGTCCCGCCGAACCGCCGCTTCCGATGCAGAGCGCCGAGGCGATAATCTTGGCGACAGCCACACGCCGGCGGATTCTGCCGCCCTCCAGGGCGACCGCCGCCATGACCTCGGGCACCCCGTGGCCCTTGGCCTCGCTCGAGAAGAAATGAATGATCGGCCCGACGACGAGCGCCGCCAGAACGAGGCCGATGGTGGGGGGCAGCCATCCAATCGATCCGGAGAGGGCCTGTGAGATCGGGGTGAGAATCGCCTCGACCTCTGTGATCATCAATCGGAAGAGAACGGCCCCCAAGCCGGTTGCGATCCCGATGACGAGACTCAGGATCAGAATCAGGGTGTTGGGGGAGAGGACCGGTCGCCGAAGGAATCCCACGATTCCTGTCGGGAGGGTGAGTTTTAGTTTATCGGTTTGATGAAAATCCATTATTTTTCGTCACTTTGGGTTAGATTGAGCCGGTCAGACTGAAACCTAGTCCCGCAGGATGCCGTGCGTCAAGGTGCTCCCGCCTTGGATTGATTGAAGAATTGATATTTCCTTCCTTCCATTTCATGAGAAACTTCTGAACGGGTCGATTCACACGCCACGACCATTTGAATGGGGGAGACATAGGGATGGGACACATCCCGGGGTCCAGTATCGGATTCAACCAGCTGCTCTATATCGGTCTCGTGATCCTGATGGGAACGATCGGCGGGAAGCTTGCCCGCAAGATCCATGTGCCCCAGGTTACGGGATATCTCCTCATGGGACTTGTGATCGGACCATCCGGCCTCAATATCCTTACGCGGGATGGTCTCGCCGGCGTCCGTTTGGTCAATGATATCGCCCTCGGCCTCATTCTCTTTGCCATCGGCGGTGTCGTTCATCTCAGCAAGTTCAGGCTGATCGGCCGGAAGCTGCTCTTTCTCACCTTGGCCGAGAGCGCCGGCGCCTTCCTGCTGGTCTCCATCGCGACCCTGATTCTCGGCGGATCCCTGCCCCTCGCCATATTGCTGGGCGTCATCGCGGTGGCGACGGCCCCCGCCGCAACCCTGCTCGTCATTCGGGAATATAACAGCCGGGGCCCGGTCACCGATTACCTTCTCGCGATCGTCGCCTTGAACAATCTGATCTGCATTATTCTTTTCAGCCTGGCCTTCGCCGGTGTTCATATTTCCCAGGGAATGCCGCTGCTGCCCGCTCTGCTGAATCCGGTCAAGGAGATCGTCGGCGCCGTCGTTATCGGCGGATTGGTGGGCGCCGGGCTCTCCTACTGGGAAAACCATATCGACGATCTCCCTGAAATGCTGATGGCGATCATCGGCGGTGTGCTCGTCTCGACCGGAGCGGCCATCACCATCGGGATCTCGCCCCTTCTACCGGCGATGATTGCCGGCGCGGTGACCGCGAATTTTTCCCAAATGCACCGGCTGGTCTATATTGAGCTCCGCCAGGCCGAACAACCTTTCTATATCGCCTTCTTTGTCTTATCGGGCGCAGCCTTGCACATTGAGTATTTGCCCCAACTCGGCCTGCTGGGTGTCGCCTACCTGATTTTCAGAGTTGTCGGTAAATACCTTGGGATCTATCTCGCCGCAAAGCCGCTGGGAGCGCCCCAGCAAGTACGATCATGCGTCGGATTGGCGTTGGTTCCACAGGCCGGTGTCGCGATAGGATTGGCGCGGGCGACGGTCCAGGCCTATCCTGAATTCGGAATGGTCGTTCAACAGATTATTCTCGCGACGGTCATTATATATGAGAGTATCGGACCTCTTATGACCCGCTGGGCCATCTTCCATGCGGGCGAAGTGCAAAAAGAGGTGAAGAGTTGAGCCCGTCCCGCAAAAGACAACCGGCCGGCGCGCCGAAGCCCGGCAAACCCAGGGCCTCGTCATCGGGTTCATCCGGCGAACCGGGCGGGAGTGAGAACTCTTCGTCCGAGAGGTTTGTCCTTTACGGTTGTACAATTTTAATCCTGCTCCCCTGGATTGCCCGATTCCTTCCTCATAACCTTGTCTGGGGTGTCCACCATCTTTCCTTTGCTCCGCTCTGGTTTCAATCCCTCTGGACCGCCGCGGCCCTTCTATTGCTCTGGTTCTTTTCACGATCCCGCTCAATCCCCTCTATCGAAGAACGCGCCGGGGTTTTTCTCGCGGAGCATGGGCTCGCTCCCGGTCTTCTCATCATCGCGGGCACGCTGATTTTCTGGTTCTTCCGGGTCAGAACCTATTTCTTGGGTGACGGATATCTTATCGGCGAATTGGTGGATCGCGGCGTTCCCTTCCGGACCTACGATTTTCTGGATTACTATCTTCACGGCGCCCTGTGGCGTCTGATTGGAATGAGCAAGCCGGTCAGCGCTTTTACAATCTATGCCATGACGAGTGTTGTGGCGGGGATCTGTTATCTTTTGGCGGCGCGCTGGGTCAGTGTGAAACTGGTCCGCGGCGGCACCGGGCGGATTCTTCTCTTTGCCCTGCTGGTTTTTGCCGGGCCGCTGGAAATGTTCTTCGGATATGTGGAGTCCTACTCCTTTCAGACGGTCTTCATCCTGCTCTATCTCGGCGCCGCCATTTTGAGCTTGCGCGGTGCGTTGCCGGCATGGAGAGCCGGGTTGCTCTTCGGCCTCGCGGTGACCTTTCATACAACGACCATTTTTCTCCTGCCGACGCTGCTCCTGCTCGCCCTGACGCCGGACAAAGGCGAAAGGAGGGGGGCGCGTTTGTTAAAGGTTCTGGGGCCGCCCGCAGCCGTGGTCCTTGCCGGAATCGCTATTCTACTCCTCTCGGGATATGAGCGGTTTCACTTTGAATTTGATGTTCTCAACAGCGATAACACCAAATCGCTGCTCGTTCCATTGAGCGGTCCCTACGGCCTTTTCTCGATGTATCATCTCAAGGATTTGATGAACCTTGCGCTGCTCCTCACGCCGGTCCCTTGCCTCTTAATACTTTCGATCCTTTTCAGAAAGCCGCGGCTCCTTTGGATGGGGCCTGAGCGGCGGTTTCTCGCGGTCGGAGGGGTCACCATCCTGCTGCTTATCTTTCTGATTGACAGCAAATTGGGCGGCGCCCGGGATTGGGATCTCTTTGCGGCGCAGGCCTCCCTCTTCACGCTGCTCGCCTTTCTTGCCTGGGGATCATGGCTGCGGGAGCGAGGCGCGACGCTCAACAGAAAAGCGTCCCTCCTGATCGTAACGGCGATCTTTGTCGCGGCGCCCTGGTACTGGGTTCATGCCGAGGCGGACCGGTCAATCGAGCATTTCAGATCCGTCCTTGCTGATTTTCCTTCTTTTCCCAAAGCGTATGCCCATGAAGAGATCGCCAAATACTTCCGCAATAAAGAAGACATGCAGGAGTCGATTCGGGAATATCGCACCTGTGTCGAAACGTATCCCGGAAATCCCCGTTTCCGGGTGCTGCTGGCCGGAGCGCTGACGGCGGAGGGGTTGTATGAGGAGGCAGCCCGGGAGTGCGAGATCGCCCTTGAACAGCGTCCGGACTATGCCGTCGCCCTGCGGATGATGGTCAATATCTTTCAGTTCCAGAAGCGGTACGCCGACGTCCTGCCGGTCATGAAACGCCTGACCGACATAGAGGGAAGGGATCCGAGTCTCTGGCTGAGTTATGGCGTCTCCGCCCGCAAGGCGGGTGATCTGGAAACGGCGGAACGGGCCCTGCGGCGGGGCCTGGAGCTGCAAAATGATCCAAAGACCGAACTGGAACTCGCCGTTGTTCTAGGGTTGGCTCACAAGTGGGAGCCGTCGATCTCTATCTTAAGACGGCTGATGACCATTCCGGAGATGACCGATCGGGTGAAACTCGGGCTTGGCTCGACACTTCTGGTTCAATCACAACTCGATGCGACGCTGACGCCCGCCGCCCAAGTGGGACTCCTCACCGAGGCGTATGACCTCTTAAACTCGTATGTCGCTAGTAATCCACAAGATGTGACCGCCAGGGGGACACTCGAGCAGGTGGTGAAGCTGATGGAGGGAAGCCCCTCGTTTCCTTGAAAATCGCCGGTGAATCAATCGAAGAAGAGGAGTGTCCCCTTTGGAATACCGGCCGGGGATGCGCACTCTCGCCACTGGAACGTTTATCGCCGAGGTGCTAATCTTTTACGACAATGGCTTTTGACAAACTCAAGAGGAAAGAAGGCATGACGGATCTCGAAAAAGGCCGCCACATCCTTGTTTGTGTGGCCTGGCCCTATGCCAATGCGGCCCTGCACCTCGGTCATATGGCCGGATGTTACTTGCCGGCCGATATCTTCGCCCGCTACCACAGGCTGGTCGGGAGCGACATGATCATGGTGTCGGGCAGCGACATGCATGGGACGCCGATCGCGCTTGCCGCTGAGGCTGAGGGCGTGGCGCCGGCCGTCATTGCCGAGAGAAACCACGGCATCAATACGAAAGCTTTGCTGGATCTGGATATTAAATTTGATCTTTTTACCAGCACGGCGACCGAAAATCACCGTCAAGTTGTACAAGAACTTTTTCTCAATTTGTACAACAAGGGATATGTGATACCGAAAACGCAGAAAAATCCCTATTGCGTTTCTTGCTCCCGGTTCCTCGCGGATCGTTTTGTGGAAGGGGAATGCCCCCACTGCGGTGACAGTGGGGCCCGGGGGGATCAATGCGACCATTGCGGCAAGACGCTCGATCCGCAGGAACTCATTAATCCGCGCTGCAAGCAATCCGGCGATACTCCCGAGTTCCGTGAGACGGAGCATCTCTTCCTTCGCTTGAGCGCCTTTGAAAAAGAGCTCCTGGAGTGGATCGAACCCAAGTCGCATTGGCGTCCCAATGTCATCAACTTCACGCGGAATTGGCTTAAGGAGGGACTCAACGACCGGGCGATCACCCGCGATCTTGAGTACGGCATTCCCATTCCTCTTGATGGATTTGAGGGAAAGAGGATTTATGTCTGGTTCGAGGCGGTGATTGGGTATCTTTCTGCATCGAAAGAATGGGCGCAGCGTTCCGGCGATCCGGACGCTTGGAAACGGTGGTGGCAGAATCCCGAGGCCCGCTCCTTCTATTTTTTGGGGAAGGACAATATCCCTTTCCACACGATAATTTGGCCAAGCATGCTGATGGCCCACGGCGGCCTGAATCTGCCCTATGATGTTCCGGCGAATGAGTACCTTCAGCTGGGCGGCGCAAAGTTCTCTAAATCATCCGGGTTGGGTGTTTGGGTCTCGGATGTGGCGGATAAATTCCAGTCTGATTCGATTCGCTACTATCTCACGAATAATATGCCGGAGACCCGCGATTCCTCGTGGGAGTGGAAGGAGTTCATTGAGCGCGTGAACAATGAGTTGGTGGGGATTTTCGGCAATCTCTGCCACCGTTCGCTCACCTTCACGCGCAAACGTTTCGGTACTATTCCACCGCTGGGTGATTTGGATGGCGACGATCTTGAAATGCTCGGCCGTATCGAAGCGACCGGCCGGGAAATATCCGCCGAGCTGGAAACGTGCAACTTCCGCCGCGCCCTGCGGGCGCTGATGAATTTGGCGCAGTCAGGCAACCAGTACTTTGACAAAAAAGCCCCATGGGCTTTGGTTAAGACCGATAAAGACGCCTGCGGCTCGGCGCTGCATGTCTGTCTGAAGTTGTTGCAGGCCCTGGCCGTCTACTGCGCGCCTTTTACGCCGAAGGCGTCGGAGCGGCTCTGGGGCTATCTCGGGAATACCGGACCGCTCTCCTGGGAGGGGGCATTGCAGCGGCTGGAAACCGGCCGCGAGCTGGCGGAACCGGCGATTCTCTTTGAAAAGGTCGAATTGGAGGGGGAGCAAGAGGATTCGACTAAATAAGCATTGTGTCATCAACTGGGGAGGGATGCATCATGAGTGTGAAAGTCTCATTTGCCATTATTGTTTTTGCTATCCTTTGCGTCATTTCGGCGGCACCTGTGCGCGCTGTCGATTACCTCATCACCGGTTTCGACGATAAATATTTGGGTGCCCCGATAGGCACCGGCGGCCCCGAGGTGGGCGAGCCGGTCTCGGTGAGTACGAGTATCACGGCGACCGTTCAAGTGAGTCCGATGCCGACGCCGAGTCTCAGGATCCAGGACATTGATGATTATTATGCGGGCTGGGCTCGCTTCGAATTTCTCGGGGATGTCGAAATCGGCTCAGGGATCGTTGTCATGACAGCCGATTTTTGGTTTCCGGCCTACGAACAGTTTTATATGAATGTCCGTGAGAATGGGACATCGGCGCACATATTCACGAATCTCGCTTTCGGCGAGGATGGGAATGTCCGGTGCAGCGATGCGAACAGCAACAATGGTATCATAGGGACCTATGATACGGGCCGGCATTTCCCCGTCGTCATTTTCTACAATATGGACGCCGGCATTTATTCTATTTGGCTTGACGGCATCCTGGCTATTGGCGCTGAGGATCACGGCGTCACGGGATCCGGCGTCGGCGCCGTCCTGATCGGCTGCAGCAACGATGCCGATTATGACGGCATTTTTTATCTGGACGACCTCTATGTCGGTGATTGGCTGCCGCCGGAGATCTATCTGAGAGCGAACTTCAACAACAAAGCCAACAACACATACATAGGTTTCGGCGGCCCCGAGTTCGGCGAGCCGGTTGGTATCACCCCATTCTTTGATTCGGGTATTGTACGTTATAGCCCGATGCCGACGCCGAGCTTGGAACTCGAGGACAAGGACCCATCCGCCGCCCGCAGTATCCAGTTCGAGTTTTTCGATGATGCCGAGATTGACACAGGTCTCCTATTCCTTGCCGCGCATTTCTGGTTTGAAAGCCTCGATAATTATTTTATATATATTCGCGAGAATGGGGGGGCGTCACAGACTTTCACGAATATCTCGTTTGGCGATGACGGGATGATTCAATGCTATGACGTCGGCGGGGTTGCCGCTAATTTCGGGCCCTATGAGCCGGGCAGGGT contains:
- a CDS encoding deoxyribonuclease IV, producing the protein MPPLGAHMSIAGGLSNAIADGARYRCDAIQIFTKSSNQWAAKPLTPEEVERFLEASAKLRRKLGRLELAAHDSYLINLASPEPPLLKRSRAAFLVEVERCETLDIPRLVFHPGAHRGMGEEHGIRNIVQSLDEVLARAPGGRTTILLETTAGMGSSIGWRFEHLARIIENVKENHRLGVCFDTCHVLSAGYDYRDEEGYAKVMGEFDRLIGIERLRLFHLNDSKQEFNSHLDRHEHIGKGFVGSKAFARILRDPRFRDIPMVLETPKDDEMDRRNLALLRRLGRAAR
- a CDS encoding chloride channel protein, with the translated sequence MDFHQTDKLKLTLPTGIVGFLRRPVLSPNTLILILSLVIGIATGLGAVLFRLMITEVEAILTPISQALSGSIGWLPPTIGLVLAALVVGPIIHFFSSEAKGHGVPEVMAAVALEGGRIRRRVAVAKIIASALCIGSGGSAGREGPIVQIGSAIGSAVGQFSKMSNRRMRVLVACGAAGGISAVFNAPIAGVMFSVEIILGDFAIESLTPVVLSSVLASVTTGFFMAGKSAFQVPPYELVSAYEIPLYILLGVVGGAMSVFYTRVLYLVEDFFDGLKKIPFYFRPALGALGLGLLAIAFPQILADGYHGISDALMGRLPWTLLLLLPFMKILATSLTLGSGNSGGVFAPSLFIGAMVGGAFGVGAHTLWPAVTAHPGAYALVGMATLVAGATHAPITAILIIFEMTNDYRIILPLMIAAAISTFISSRIFKESIYTLKLSRRGINIRQGREVNVLTSVKVHEVMEPPRALIPSTMPLTEVLDRVTQARGSVYPVVDKSERLTGVISLTDLREVLRESWGEHTRLLIIAQDVATVDPVTITPGENLNDAMKKFGKWDMAEIPVVDPDHDGRLVGMVRRSEVISAYNRALLSEERGS
- a CDS encoding tetratricopeptide repeat protein — its product is MSPSRKRQPAGAPKPGKPRASSSGSSGEPGGSENSSSERFVLYGCTILILLPWIARFLPHNLVWGVHHLSFAPLWFQSLWTAAALLLLWFFSRSRSIPSIEERAGVFLAEHGLAPGLLIIAGTLIFWFFRVRTYFLGDGYLIGELVDRGVPFRTYDFLDYYLHGALWRLIGMSKPVSAFTIYAMTSVVAGICYLLAARWVSVKLVRGGTGRILLFALLVFAGPLEMFFGYVESYSFQTVFILLYLGAAILSLRGALPAWRAGLLFGLAVTFHTTTIFLLPTLLLLALTPDKGERRGARLLKVLGPPAAVVLAGIAILLLSGYERFHFEFDVLNSDNTKSLLVPLSGPYGLFSMYHLKDLMNLALLLTPVPCLLILSILFRKPRLLWMGPERRFLAVGGVTILLLIFLIDSKLGGARDWDLFAAQASLFTLLAFLAWGSWLRERGATLNRKASLLIVTAIFVAAPWYWVHAEADRSIEHFRSVLADFPSFPKAYAHEEIAKYFRNKEDMQESIREYRTCVETYPGNPRFRVLLAGALTAEGLYEEAARECEIALEQRPDYAVALRMMVNIFQFQKRYADVLPVMKRLTDIEGRDPSLWLSYGVSARKAGDLETAERALRRGLELQNDPKTELELAVVLGLAHKWEPSISILRRLMTIPEMTDRVKLGLGSTLLVQSQLDATLTPAAQVGLLTEAYDLLNSYVASNPQDVTARGTLEQVVKLMEGSPSFP
- a CDS encoding T9SS type A sorting domain-containing protein, whose translation is MSVKVSFAIIVFAILCVISAAPVRAVDYLITGFDDKYLGAPIGTGGPEVGEPVSVSTSITATVQVSPMPTPSLRIQDIDDYYAGWARFEFLGDVEIGSGIVVMTADFWFPAYEQFYMNVRENGTSAHIFTNLAFGEDGNVRCSDANSNNGIIGTYDTGRHFPVVIFYNMDAGIYSIWLDGILAIGAEDHGVTGSGVGAVLIGCSNDADYDGIFYLDDLYVGDWLPPEIYLRANFNNKANNTYIGFGGPEFGEPVGITPFFDSGIVRYSPMPTPSLELEDKDPSAARSIQFEFFDDAEIDTGLLFLAAHFWFESLDNYFIYIRENGGASQTFTNISFGDDGMIQCYDVGGVAANFGPYEPGRVYPLLLAYDMDAGTYDVFFDDELIVEDEPHNITGYGIGGMYFGIGHDPDTTGVFYVDNIYAGAAPPPDMAACCENLNCIRLLPMDCVFRGGEAHPEWPTCVPNYCNPAGIGDVVLESGTRLMPAIPNPFTGSTLLNYRLERPGRVQIDIYDAAGRFIRSLLNIEAAQGAGSVEWDGRTHSGRPAGSGVYFGRMRTGGETVSQRMIILE
- a CDS encoding cation:proton antiporter; translation: MGHIPGSSIGFNQLLYIGLVILMGTIGGKLARKIHVPQVTGYLLMGLVIGPSGLNILTRDGLAGVRLVNDIALGLILFAIGGVVHLSKFRLIGRKLLFLTLAESAGAFLLVSIATLILGGSLPLAILLGVIAVATAPAATLLVIREYNSRGPVTDYLLAIVALNNLICIILFSLAFAGVHISQGMPLLPALLNPVKEIVGAVVIGGLVGAGLSYWENHIDDLPEMLMAIIGGVLVSTGAAITIGISPLLPAMIAGAVTANFSQMHRLVYIELRQAEQPFYIAFFVLSGAALHIEYLPQLGLLGVAYLIFRVVGKYLGIYLAAKPLGAPQQVRSCVGLALVPQAGVAIGLARATVQAYPEFGMVVQQIILATVIIYESIGPLMTRWAIFHAGEVQKEVKS
- the metG gene encoding methionine--tRNA ligase; this translates as MTDLEKGRHILVCVAWPYANAALHLGHMAGCYLPADIFARYHRLVGSDMIMVSGSDMHGTPIALAAEAEGVAPAVIAERNHGINTKALLDLDIKFDLFTSTATENHRQVVQELFLNLYNKGYVIPKTQKNPYCVSCSRFLADRFVEGECPHCGDSGARGDQCDHCGKTLDPQELINPRCKQSGDTPEFRETEHLFLRLSAFEKELLEWIEPKSHWRPNVINFTRNWLKEGLNDRAITRDLEYGIPIPLDGFEGKRIYVWFEAVIGYLSASKEWAQRSGDPDAWKRWWQNPEARSFYFLGKDNIPFHTIIWPSMLMAHGGLNLPYDVPANEYLQLGGAKFSKSSGLGVWVSDVADKFQSDSIRYYLTNNMPETRDSSWEWKEFIERVNNELVGIFGNLCHRSLTFTRKRFGTIPPLGDLDGDDLEMLGRIEATGREISAELETCNFRRALRALMNLAQSGNQYFDKKAPWALVKTDKDACGSALHVCLKLLQALAVYCAPFTPKASERLWGYLGNTGPLSWEGALQRLETGRELAEPAILFEKVELEGEQEDSTK